A genomic stretch from Azospirillum lipoferum 4B includes:
- a CDS encoding diguanylate cyclase yields MMLQEQKLQDWLARLAENEDYAAHPLMAEFRALADEHLKLMRQLTKIAKISDRMQTDTRQMAQALHAASQTDPLTELPNRRHMVDRLESELCRIRRSGGGGFALIMLDIDHFKEVNDAFGHAAGDHVLVEAAGLLRRNLRGHDLCARWGGEEFLILLPDTDQIQAETVAEKLRGLIAHHSIAHQGHSIAVTLSLGVAAYRPGRTADDCIQAADDALYIAKRAGRNRWAAAA; encoded by the coding sequence ATGATGCTGCAGGAACAGAAGCTCCAGGACTGGCTCGCCCGCCTCGCGGAAAACGAGGATTACGCCGCCCATCCGCTGATGGCGGAATTCCGCGCCCTGGCGGACGAACACCTGAAGCTGATGCGGCAGCTGACCAAGATCGCCAAGATCAGTGACCGCATGCAGACCGACACGCGGCAGATGGCCCAGGCGCTGCACGCCGCCTCGCAGACCGATCCGCTGACCGAGCTGCCCAACCGCCGCCACATGGTCGACCGCCTGGAGTCCGAGCTGTGCCGAATCCGCCGGAGCGGTGGCGGTGGCTTCGCCCTGATCATGCTGGACATCGACCATTTCAAGGAGGTCAACGACGCCTTCGGCCATGCCGCGGGCGATCACGTCCTGGTGGAGGCTGCCGGGCTGTTGCGCCGGAACCTGCGTGGGCATGACCTGTGCGCCCGCTGGGGCGGCGAGGAATTCCTGATCCTTCTGCCCGACACCGATCAGATTCAGGCGGAAACGGTGGCGGAAAAGCTGCGCGGGCTGATCGCCCATCATTCCATCGCTCATCAGGGGCACAGCATCGCCGTCACGCTCAGCCTGGGGGTCGCCGCCTACCGGCCGGGACGGACTGCGGACGACTGCATCCAGGCTGCGGACGATGCGCTCTATATCGCCAAGCGCGCCGGACGGAACAGGTGGGCTGCGGCGGCATAG